TCGAGAGTATGACCACAGTGGTATACGATGAGCAATACTTGGTGATTTTGCCTACACTCGGCATACCGGGGTTGAAGGAGCATTATACGAACTGTCCTCCAGTATCCTTCAGCAGCTTCAGTTCCGAGCATCAGCTAATGAACAAACAGGAGATTCGTGACATTCTGAAACGTGGAGGATTTCTGTCATGAAGTTGATGATACTTGGGGGAAACGGAATGGCCGGCCATATTTTGGTCGACTATTTCCGCCGTCAAGGCGTTCACAGCGTCTTCTATACTACCCGGGATGTGTCTGATCCTAACGGTCTATTGCTGGATGTAAATGATTGCTTTATGGTCGACCGTCTGGTGGAGGCGGTGCACCCGGATGTCATCGTTAACGCGGTGGGTGTTTTGAACAGCTTTGCAGATGAAGACAAAATTACCGCTTATCATATTAATGGATTTCTGCCGCATCGTTTGCGGCGGGTCGCTGACACGATCGGTGCACGTTTGATTCACATCAGTACAGATTGTGTGTTTAGTGGGGACCGGGGGGCGTACCGGGAGGATGATGTTACCGATGGAACATCGGCCTATGCAATCACGAAAGCACTCGGTGAAGTCCATGATGCCGGGCATCTGACGATCCGTACGTCCATTATAGGACCCGAAATTCGGAAAGGCGGCATTGGTCTGATGCATTGGTTCATGTCCTGCACAGGTGAGGTTGGCGGGTATACACGCGTCTTCTGGAATGGAGTAACTACCCTTGAACTGGCCAAATGGGTAGATCATTATCTGGCATCGCCAGTCAGTGGTCTAATCCATCTGGCTCATCCGGTGCCTGTAAGCAAGCATGATCTGCTTGTGCTGTTCAAACAGACATGGAATAAACAGGATGTTGTTGTTGTACCTGATGATAGCGTTGTGCAGGATCGCACGTTAGTTTCCACACGTGAGGATGTGAAGACAGACCTTCCGGATTATTCTACGATGCTGAAGGAGCTGGCATTATGGATGGAGCAGAGCTAACAGGCAAAAAAGTACTGATCACAGGTGCTTCTGGCTTCACTGGACGGCATGCGGTTGCTTATTTCAAGACAGTCGGTGCGGCGGTTGCAGCAGTGGTCAGGCGGGCAGGTATACATTCGTTTGGCGATGGCGTGGCTGTACATGTCTGTGATCTTAATGATAAACAGCAAGTCCGTCATCTGATTGAAGAGGTGAAACCGGATTATGTGCTGCATCTTGCAGGCAAAAATTCCGTGCCTGATTCGTGGTCCGATCCGCTGCTGGTGCTTGAAACCAATGTGATGGCTGTTCTGTATTTGCTGGATGCATTAAGAAGCTGTCCGGCGGCACGGACCGTTATTGTGGGTTCCCGATTAAAGTATACTCCCGAACCCGGTCGGCCACCGCAGCCTCCGCACCCCTATAGTCTCAGCAAAGCATTAGAGGAAATGGTATCTCTATCGTGGATGTCTCTGTTTGGACAGCAGATTATGCTGGCCGAGCCGGGAAATCTGATCGGGGCTGGCCCTTCAACGGGCATATGTTCGCTGCTGGCACGTCATATTGTTGCTTGTGAACATCAGGGGAAGACGGAGGCCTTTCGTCTATCCGGCCGGGATAATACCCGTGATTTTCTAGATGTGCGGGACGCAGTCCGGGCCTATGCAACCTTGCTTGTTCAAGGCACAACGGGAAACGTATATCCGGTTGTATCGGGCACGGAGCGCAGTCTCGGAGAAATTGCGGATACGCTGCTAACCATGACCGAAGCGGAGGTGCCGGTACGCTGGGACGGAGCTTCTTCCGGTCCGGACGGGGCTAGAAATCAGGAGGAGTTATCGGCACTGCGCAAGTTGGGCTGGCAGCCGCTGATTCCATTTACCCAATCTCTTCGAGATATTCTGAGCGATGTTCGTACTCAGCAGGGGAGGGCGACTACATGAATCCGAGCGTGTCCATTGTCATTCCGTTTTACAATGATCCCTATGTACCTCAAGCGATCCAGAGTGCACTGAACCAGACATATACCGATGTGGAGATCATTATCGTCAATGATGGATCTACCCGGTATGAAGAGCTGCTTAAGCCTTATCGTCCCTACATTTATGTTCTTGGCAAAAGTAATGGCGGCACAGCTTCGGCTCTGAATCATGGCATCCGTCATGCCTCCGGGGACTACATCGCCTGGCTGAGTTCAGATGACCTCTTATATCCGGATAAGATTCGTCATCAGGTTGAATTTATGCAACGGGAGAATGTGCTTATCTCACATACCAACTTTAATTACATTAATGAGCACTCAGCGGTGACCAAGTTAAACGGGGGAGCAGAACCGATGGCCGAACCGGATTGGCTGCGCCTCTTCGTATACGGCAATCCGGTGAACGGCTGTACTGTGATGATTCGCAAGGATCTCTTTAGTGGAGTGGGCTTGTTTAATGAACTGTTGCCTTATACGCATGATTTGGATCTATGGATGCGTATTCTGCTGAACGGTCACCGTTTTCCATATCTGAACGAATCGCTTACGGCATATCGACGGCATGGGGGAATGGGCACGTTACGCCATTCGGATGCCATCGGCCGGGAGGCCTCCATGGTATGGTCCAGATATCGGGAGCCCTTGTTGCAGCGGATCGCTGCCATGGGAGGGTAAAGAACTTTGGTGGGGGTTATGGAGGCCGCGAGCTGGCCGAATAACGCCCTCTTTATTTATAAGCATTTCGATCTAGATCTTACTGATTGAAAGCCGCTTTTTGGATTGATGCAAAATACTCCATGTGCGTAATTTATACGTCGCTATGCAGCAGATGCCTGATACCTCAAGAAGCAATCCTCATATAATAGGGAGAATGGTATTATTCACGCGGAGAAAGGGGAGGACCGGATGGAGCCGAAAGTATCAATTGTCATTCCTTTTTATAATTGCGCGTACATTGATCAGGCTGTGCACAGCGCCATTCACCAGACGTATCCGCATATTGAGGTCATTGTGGTGGATGATGGCTCTAAGAAGCATGTGGAGCGGCTTCAACCATTCATGGATCGCATTCGCTATATTCGAAAAAAGAATGGTGGAACGGCAACCGCGTTAAACGAGGGAATCAAGCGAGCGACAGGTGATTACTTTGTCTGGCTCAGCTCCGATGATGTGATGTTGCTGGACCGGGTAGAGAAACAACTGAAGTTCATGCTTGACGTTAAGGCTTCGTTCTGTCACGGGGCTTATCATTATGTAGATGCGAACAGCGAATGGATGGACACGGTGAGACCAGAAGTAGGGAGTCGTCTGGAGATGCTTCAGGTGCTGACCGAAGGCTGCCCAATAAATGGTTGCACCGTGATGCTTGAGATGGATGCATTTCGAAAGTTCGGCATGTTTGACACCGAATTTCGCTACACGCATGACTATGAGATGTGGCTTCGTCTTTTTCCACTCTATGAGTTGTTCTATTACGATGAGCCTCTGATGTGTTATCGGGTTCATGAATCGATGGGAACCAAGAAACACTTCAAAGCTTTGAAAGCTGAGATGGAACTTGTCCAGGCTAAGCATCGGCCCATATTGCTCAATCTGCTGCAGGTTGGTGGTTACTGGAAGTAGAGGCTAGAAGTCTTGGAAGCGCGAATGATAGACAATGAACCGCCGCAAAAAAGAGGGTATTCGGTTGCCGTTAAGGGAGTGCGGCACGAACGAATATCCTCTTGTTTATTTTGTTTGTTAAGTTAATTGACTCTAATTTTTCTCAGATGTGAGAACGTGCATGGTTGCCGGATCAGGGAAAACATACCCTTTGGGCAGCTTCCTCATTAATTCGTTCATTACAGCGTAATCCACCTCGATATGCGTTGTAGACACAGGGGTGGAGAACCAACGATTATACAAATCACTGGGGACAAGTAATGTCATATTCTCTGACCTCCCAACTGAATGGCTTCCTGGTAGACATGCAGTGTACGCAATCCCATCTCTTCCAGCGAACGATGTTGCTCAGCCCAAGCTTTGGCTGCTGCGCCTACCTTTGTACGGGTGGCTTTATCTTGCAAAAGAGCATTTAACAATGCGCCAAGTGATTCTGCATCCTGTGGTGGCACGACCCAGCCGGTATGTTCAGGCTGGACCATCTCGGGCATACCTGCCGTACCGCTTACAATGACAGGCAGTCCGGCAAGTTGCGCCTCTGTGACGGAGAAGGGCTGCGTATCCTGTAAGCTGGGCTGTACATAAATGTCGGCATGGCGCAGGAACGAAGGTATGTTCGCCAGTTTGCCCCAGAATACGATATCAGAATCTATACCTGCCTTCATGGCCTGCACATACAATTCATTTTTTAGATTCCCTTCACCAGCAATCCAACAGACCCAATCCGAACGGATTTTCTTCAGACTGGAGAGCGCGTTAATCAATACGTGTACTCCCTTGATATACTCTAGCCTTCCTGTATAAGCAATTACTTTTTTGCCTGCTGGCTTACGCTGACGAAACTTGACCGCTGCTTGAGCGCGGTAGGCTGGCAGATCAATAGCATACGGAATCAAGCGGAATTTCCACTCAGGAACATGGAGTTCGGTCAGTGTGCTTTTAATCCAATGGCTGGAAACCAAGATGAGCTCCGATTGTGCAGCGCTACGCTCTTCCAAAGAGGTGAAGTAACGACCGCGTGTGGATTGTAAATAAGCAGTTAGAGTAAGTTGCGGGTCAGTGTTTTGAGCATCATAGAAAGTTTCGCGCGCAAGTGCTCCGTGGTAACTGGTTACCATTGGTGTGTTGCGGTTTAAAATACGTCTCATCGCGACGGCTGCTACCGGATCTTGCGCATGGATGACATCGTAATGGTCAACGCCCAGATAGGCGGCTCCCATTTCAAAGGCATACCTGTTCAATTCATAATAAGCCACGAGAGAATCGGCAGTGAACTGGGGCAAATCTGTCGGATTAAGTTTGGCTTGAAGCATGGGCCATACCTTATCTTTGGAGAAAGAACGATTGAGATTGCGAATGTACACTTCATTTTTGGCTCCGTTGGTGCCCATAATATCCACCTCTACGCCAAGAGCCATTAGCCTGTCAGCCAGCTGTTTCACATATGTCCATATTCCACCCATCTGTGTAAGCTCCCAATAGGTCACGAGCAGAACTCTCATAGTTACCTCCTTGTCACGGCCTGCACAGGCCGATCTTCTATCCTGTTAGTCTATGAAAAAAGGCAGACGAAAGGGTGGGCATTTCCGTGGAATTGATTAAAATGGGTGATTGCAAATAGCAATGGACGAGAGCAGGCATACCATATCTAGAGTAAGGTTCAACACTGCTCTACAGGAGGGATATACCGTGGCCGCATATGTGCTGGAGATTCACGAAAAGCTGCTGCAAACCGTTGTTCCGGTGAGATATATGGACATTGAATTGGCATTTGTGGGGAATGACGATGTGGATATATTTGTCGGGGGAATCAGTCACACGCGAGGGGAGCTGTATCGCTATTTTTGTCGGATTGGGGCGGATACGGGAAATCACATTATTCATAATCTCACGGTCTCATCCGATCCGTGCGAACTGCGCATCATTAGCAACAGTTCTGCACCCAATCATCTGATTATTCGCATGTACTGCAGAAGTGACCAAGGCCAGACTCTGGGTATACTTTCGGAGCATCAGATGATCAAATTGGCAGATTAAAAAGGATCACCATAATGAGGAGCGATTAACCAAAAAGTGGAGCAGGAGAAGACCTGGTCCATTTTTTGTCTTACATACGTGATCTGTTTTCCAACAAAAAAATAGCTTGACAGCAAAGGTATTTTCATTAGAATTAACCTATGCTCAAACAAGAGTTTAAAACGACGGTTTAAAACAAAAGTTTGAAACGTCGTGAATATAAGGCCGCTGGAGAGGCGGATATATAGATAGTGCCTCCAGGCCGGAAAAGAGAGTGGAGAGAGTGAAACAACAAACAGCAGTGCCTCAGAACCCGGCGGAGTTTTCGATTAAAACGATTATTCTGCCGCTACTGGCTATTATCGTCGGGATGATTATGGTCATCTTGGACAGCACGGTGGTCAACGTGGCGATTCCGAATCTGGTTCAATATTTTGAGACCGATCTGAAGACCATTCAATGGACGGTTACAGGATACACGTTGGCTTTGTCAGCCGTTATTCCGCTGGCGGGATGGTTGACCGACCGATTCGGTGCCAAAAGAGTATTTCTGTTCACGATCGCGATGTTTACTCTGGGTTCAGTATTATGTTCGATCGCGCAATCTCCTGAACAATTGATTATTTACCGTATCATCCAGGGACTTGGCGGAGGCATGGTTGCTCCGATTGGTATGGCGATGGTATTCCGTCTGGCTCCTCCTGAAAGAAGAGGTTCTATCATGGGTATGCTCGGGATTCCCATGCTGTTGGCCCCTGCGCTGGGTCCGGTATTATCGGGTTGGTTCATTGAATCACTCAGCTGGCACTGGATCTTCCTGATCAATCTGCCGATTGGTATTGCCGCGTTTATTCTATGTATCAAATTCCTGCCGGATACGGATCGTGGACGCACGCCTGCACTTGATCTGCTCGGTATGATTCTGGCACCAATCGCATTCTCGATGCTCGCATACGGTGTAAGTGAAGGCGGAACAAGCTGGACGTCTGCAACAACACTGACAGGTGTGATTGTCGGAGGCGTGGCGCTGATCCTGTTCATTATCGTTGAGCTTCGTCACAAGAATCCGCTGTTGGAACTTCGGGTGTTCAAATCCTCTGATTTCACACGGGGTATTATTCTGGCATGGGTATCACAAGTCGCTTTGTTCGGGGCGATGATTTTGATCCCACTTTATCTGCAACAAATTAAAGGCTACACTGCACTGGAAACAGGACTCATTTTGCTCCCGCAGGCGCTGGCTTCGGGTGTGGGTATGCCACTTGGTGGACGATTATTTGATAAAATCGGTGCAAGACCGCTGGCTTTCGTGGGTCTGGGTATCATCTCGGGTGCCTTGTTTATTCTGTCTTCGATTACCGCGGAAACGGGTCTTGGTCTGATCATTCTCAGTCTGGTCATGATGGGATTGGGTATGGGCTTTTCCATGATGCCACTCAATACGCATGTACTGAATGCTGCTCCACGTAAGCTGGTAGGTCGGGTTACCCCGCTTACTGCTGCTGCACAGCAAGTGGTTGTATCCTTTGCAGTTGCCGGCTTGACCGGATTCCTGACCTCCCATATTGCAAGCAATACAGCTGGAGCAACTGATGCAGCAGGTATGGTGAATGGATTAGTGGCTGGTTTTAACGACACCTTCTTCCTGGCAGCGTGCATTGCCTTGTTTGGATGTCTGCTCAGTCTGATCCTGCGTAAACCCAAACGGATGGAGGAAGAGTCCCTTCAAACAGGGGATCAGCCTGATCCTGCAATGATGATGGGACACTGATTCTAATAAGCTGATTTAATTTTTAGGCAGTTCAGAGCATCTTTCTGAACTGCCTTTTTGTTTTATTTAAAAGAAAATGCTCAAGGCTGTCATCATTTCCCGAAATGAAGCAGCGTATCGGTCAGGGGAGAAGGAGATGGCCATATGCTGTCTGCCCTGAATGCGAATATATTCCCGCAGCTTTTTGTTGCGCATAAGGTCTACTGCTTCTGATACAGCGGTATTCACATTGCCAATCGGATAGAATTTTCCCGTTTGGTTATGTGTAATAAAGGACCTTACGCCATCCGAATCGGTACTGAGTACCGGGCAGCCGCAGCTGATGGCTTCAGCAACGGCGTATCCAAACCCTTCAAGCAGCGAAGTCGACAGCATGATTCCTCCGGAAGCAGCCACCATGGAGTAGAATGTAGGCATCTGGGAATGGGGAACATTGATAAAGATGCCAATCCGATCTTCAAGCCCGTACTCCGCAAGCATGTGTCGAAACATGACCTCGTCCTCTGGATTGGCCAAGGTGGGATCGTGGAACAACCATAGTCTGGCTTTCGGAATTTTTTTAATGATTTTCCTGGATATCGTCAAATATTCCCGCCAGTTTTTGTTGTGTTCGAGCCTCCCGACCCATGCAAGTACCGGATAGGGAGGGGTATCCACCGAAACTGGGGCAAAGGTATTGGTATCCAGCATATTGGGAATGACAAACCGGTGAAGCCATGGACACATATGGATGAACAGCTCCAGTAAATGATCCGTTGGAGGGATGACCGCTGCATCACAGTGGGCTTGCAGATAAGGTACTCCCATCTGGATGGTTTCCAGAGCCTGTTCACGCGTCCCAAGCCCCTGTGCTTCATAGATAATGCGTCCTTTATACCCGAGGGCTCTTAATCTGCCCGGCATGGCAATATCGGAGGTAACAATAATGGCATCATAACGATGATGATGAATCAAACTGTGAATTTCCTCATCACTGGAAGTGGTGAAGACCGGCGTGCTGGTATTGTTCTGCATTCCCGAGCCAGGGTTCAGATACAATACATGCGCTTCGATGCCATGGCGTTGCAGAACGGCTGTACGCAATCGGTTTAACGTATCTACACCGCCGCTTGGAACAAAAAATGTGAATAGTACTTTCACACGGTTCACCCTCTGACTTTTGTGCAGGTGCTTATGCTCCTGTATTCTAAGGTACGTTGCCCCAGAGTCCAGGGTGTGGGTGAATGAAGTGTTGTTCACATTTTAGACACATATTTTTAAGCTTTCTTTTAAGTGACCTTAAGCTGCATTTAGGCTACAGCACGTAAGATACAAGGAACTTCCCGTGTTGACCATCAGAAGAAAGCGATGATGGCACACGGGTATTTTAACGGGAAAGGATGAATGATGTGCTCGAAGTGAAACAGGTAAGCAAGGTATTTGATGGACGGCGCGGCGTGCATCAACTGGATTTCACAATGGAGCGCGGTGAGATTGTTGGATTTTTGGGACCGAATGGTGCCGGGAAAACCACAACGATGCGAATGATTACGGGCTATTTGCATCCAACAGCAGGCTCCATTTCAGTGGATGGCATATCGGTGCACGATCAGGGCAGGAGCGTCCGTTCCAAGATCGGTTATCTGCCAGAGACACCGCCGCTTTATCCAGATATGACGGTACAGTCGTATCTGAAATTCGTCGCTAATCTCAGGGATGTTCCGACACGTGAAGTGAAACTGCGGATCAGTGAGATGGTGAGCAGGCTGGGTCTTCAAGGCCGTGAAAAGCAACTGGTGCGCGGGCTGTCCAAAGGGTACAAGCAGCGTCTGGGTCTGGCTGGAGCCATTATTCACAAACCGGATTTGCTCGTGTTGGATGAGCCGACTTCAGGTCTTGATCCGAATCAGATTATGGAGATACGGGATTTGATCCGTGAACTGGGTGAGAATCATACAGTGCTGCTCAGTACACATATTTTGCCGGAAGTGAGCGCGCTGTGTAATCGCATGTTAATTATTAACCAGGGACAGCTCGTATTGGACGGTTCACCGCAGCATTTTGGTTCCGCGATGGGGGACCGGTTCAAGGTATCCATTGAAGTGAAGGCAACAGAGCAGCAATTACATAATGTGCTGACACCTTGGGAGAAGGTACGGAGCGAAGTTATTCCAGCAGCGGATGGACAGGTATCCACCGGTTCTGCTCATACGGTTAAAATGCTGCTTACCGGCGAATCTTCCGATGATTTCCGGGAAGAATTGTTCTACCTTTTGTCTGGTGCAGGCTTGCCGATCCTGGAAATGAAGAAAGAAAATCTCAGTCTGGAACAGATTTTCCTGAAGCTGACCACAACGGAAACGGAATCCGAAGCGGAACTGGCAACGCTGGAGACTGAAACTGATAAAGTGCAGATCGCCAATCAGGCGACAGGTGAAGAGGCCAATTTGGGAACCACTTCAGATCTGAAGCAATCAACTAAGTCCGAGAGCGCTTCAGCTGATTCCCACACAGGGGAGGGTTCCAAATGAGACGAATGATGGCGGTTTGCAATAAAGAACTGCAGGCATACTTCCTGTCACCGACGTCGTATTTCGCTTTTGCCGTATATGTACTGATGACAAGTTTGCTGTTCTACTCCAGCTTTGTCTATTACCAGCCAAGCATTGTGGATTATCGCCTGGTGCTGGGAGACACGTTATCCATGCTGCTGTTTGTGGTGCCGTTGCTGACGATGCGACTGGTGGCAGAGGAATTCCGGCAGGGAACGGACGAACTTTTGTTGACTTCACCTGCACGGGTGACCGAGATTATTTTTGGTAAATATTTGGCGTCCCTCGCCATTCTTGTTGTACTTATTCTGTGCAGTCTAGTGTACCCGTTTATTATGTCCTTCTTTGGTGAACTGGATCTGACATCCGTCTGGTTGTCTGCACTGGGTCTCTTTTTCCTGGGCGGCAGTATGATGGCGATTGGACTGTTTGCTTCCACGTTATCTCAGCACCAAATGGTGTCTGCGGTAGCCGGTTTTATTATTTTGCTCGTATTGTGGATGCTTGATTCATTTGCAGGCAATTCTGGATCTGCGTTACAGCAATGGCTGGACCCGTTTGCGCTGACGAACCGGTTTGACAGCTTCACGAAGGGTGTACTTAGTGGCCCAGATATATTGTATTACGTGACGCTCTCAGGTGTGTTTCTGCTGTTAAGCATTCAAATTGTGGAACGGAAGCGGTGGAGGTGAGAAGATGAAAAAATGGTTGAGTCATACCAACAGTACCGTGCTGTCTGTAGCGGTGGTTGGCATCTTTATTTTGCTGACCCTGTTTCTGAATTCGCTTGGCGGCTTCCAACTGGATCTGACCTCGAATAAACAATACACCTTGTCAGATCAGTCTCTTACCGCGATCAAAAACGTAAAAGAAGACGTCAACATTCTGGTGTTAACCGTTGAAAATGCGAATAATACGGTCTTGAACCGCGAAGTATCGGATATGGTTCAGGAATATACGAAACGCAACAGCAAACTGAAGATGAAGCAATACAATCTGACGCAGGAGCCTGCGCTGGCCTCCAAATATGGCATCACAGGCAGCTCCATTGTATTGGAACAGGGAGATCAGCATAAAGTCATTGATATCGCCAGTCTATTCACGGCTGTCGGGGATGGAAGCGATGGATCGTACCAGTTCACGGGTGAGGAAAAGTTGACACAAGCGCTAATGAACCTGTCTTCCACGGAGATGCACAAGATGGTCTTTCTGACAGGACATGAGGAGCTTGGCCTGGATCAACTGACTACGCTGCGCTCATCTTTGGAACAGAATAATATCACGACAGAAGAACTTCAGCTGAATCAGGCAGGTCAGGTTCCAGAAGATGCGGACGTACTCGCGATTATTGGGCCACAGCGGGATATTAGTGATACTGAACTTAAGGCCATTCGGACATATCTGAGTAACGGAGGTAAATTGCTGTTATCTCTCGGTTTTCACGAGGACATGAAATTGACTTGGAAAAATATCGATGCACTCATGACAGATTATGGCGTGGTTGATGAGCATGCTGTCATGGTGGATAATCAGCAAGCCAGCACAATGGGCCCACTGTGGGTCGTGCCAGAGTATGGTTCCCATGCCATCACAGATAAACTGTCAGAAAGCAAACTGTATCCGATGTTATCCCTGTCCATTGCTTTGACAAGCAAAGAGCAGGATAAATACACCTTGTCGCCGCTCATTCATTCATCCAATGACAGTTATGGCGAGACAAACATTGCAGGTTTATTGCAGAACGAAACATCCAACGATCCGGATCAGGACGTTCAAGGCCCGGTTGAGCTTGGATATGCGGCGGATACAACGGATGGCAAACCGAAGGCAGTTATTCTGGGCTCATCCATTTTCATGCAGGACTCGGAAATAGCGAACGGCGGAAATCGGGATTTTATTCTGAATACCGTCAATTATTTAAGTGAAAAAGAAGATGGGGTAACGATCCGGCCACGGGTACAATCCGGTTATCAAACGGCGTATTTGGATGGTGAACAAGCCAGAACCATTTTCTTCGTGGCTATTGTCGCATTCCCGTTCATCTTTGTTATGATAGGTGTACTCTTATGGTGGAGGCGCAGACGCGTATGAAAAAATGGGTCCCAACGATTCTAGTCTTATTGGTCTTGATTATCGGGTGGGTCTATGCGGCCAGTCAAAATTATTTTCGTGAAGAGGAAGCGGAGAAGGTCAAGTTACTTGGGATTAAGTCTGCCGATATTCAGTCCATCACGATTCATGATAACCATACAGACACATCAGGTGCTTCAACATCCTCATCTTCACAATTGGAATTAAAGAATGGCGTATGGCGTATGGTGGAACCCAAGGCTTATCCTCTGAATGGGTATACGGTTAGCAGCTGGCTTGATGCCTTAAGTGGTGCAGATCAGGAGCTGGTTGTAAAAGAAGAGCCGAAGGATCTCGACAAGTATGGATTGGGTTCAGATGCAACGCTGCTGGATATTCAATTAAAGGATAACCGTGAGATCAAATTGAGCATCGGTGGCCAGCTGCCAGCAGATGACGC
Above is a window of Paenibacillus sp. E222 DNA encoding:
- a CDS encoding GldG family protein, whose product is MKKWLSHTNSTVLSVAVVGIFILLTLFLNSLGGFQLDLTSNKQYTLSDQSLTAIKNVKEDVNILVLTVENANNTVLNREVSDMVQEYTKRNSKLKMKQYNLTQEPALASKYGITGSSIVLEQGDQHKVIDIASLFTAVGDGSDGSYQFTGEEKLTQALMNLSSTEMHKMVFLTGHEELGLDQLTTLRSSLEQNNITTEELQLNQAGQVPEDADVLAIIGPQRDISDTELKAIRTYLSNGGKLLLSLGFHEDMKLTWKNIDALMTDYGVVDEHAVMVDNQQASTMGPLWVVPEYGSHAITDKLSESKLYPMLSLSIALTSKEQDKYTLSPLIHSSNDSYGETNIAGLLQNETSNDPDQDVQGPVELGYAADTTDGKPKAVILGSSIFMQDSEIANGGNRDFILNTVNYLSEKEDGVTIRPRVQSGYQTAYLDGEQARTIFFVAIVAFPFIFVMIGVLLWWRRRRV